In Sulfurisphaera javensis, a single genomic region encodes these proteins:
- a CDS encoding ABC transporter ATP-binding protein, whose product MLLEVKNLSVSYFLEDKEIPALRDINFDVEKGEIISIIGESGSGKTTLAKSIIRQIKKPGKIISGKVLLEGNDLLAMDYSKFKRDILWKEISYVPQASQNSLNGVMRIIDHFYDTALSHNWKNKEEVNKKAKELLKMVALDEKVLKMYPHELSGGMKQRVLIALSLLLTPKIVIMDEPVSALDVVTQRRIIDLIVNINKELGTTILFITHDIALTKYLSTKTVVMYAGRVMEIGNTYEVIFKPYHPYTQALVNSIPSIHGEISVRSIKEGEIPLHGCPFYPRCPYTMEECKVKEPDFYHVDGREVRCFMYDKVRKSNG is encoded by the coding sequence TTGCTTCTTGAAGTTAAGAACCTTTCAGTGTCTTATTTTTTAGAAGATAAAGAGATTCCAGCCTTACGTGACATTAATTTTGATGTTGAAAAAGGAGAAATAATTAGTATTATTGGGGAAAGCGGATCAGGTAAGACTACTTTGGCTAAGTCGATAATAAGACAGATAAAGAAGCCTGGAAAAATTATTTCTGGTAAAGTTTTACTTGAAGGAAATGATCTTCTTGCCATGGATTACTCTAAGTTTAAAAGAGATATTTTATGGAAAGAAATAAGTTATGTTCCTCAAGCTAGTCAAAACTCATTAAATGGAGTAATGAGAATAATAGATCATTTTTATGATACAGCACTTTCCCATAATTGGAAAAATAAAGAAGAAGTGAACAAAAAGGCAAAAGAACTATTAAAGATGGTTGCTTTAGATGAGAAAGTCCTCAAAATGTATCCTCACGAGTTAAGTGGAGGAATGAAACAAAGAGTATTAATTGCTTTATCTCTTCTCTTAACCCCTAAAATAGTAATAATGGACGAACCGGTCAGCGCTTTAGACGTAGTTACCCAGAGAAGAATAATAGATTTAATTGTAAATATAAATAAGGAATTGGGAACCACAATACTCTTTATTACTCATGACATAGCATTAACTAAATATTTATCAACAAAAACTGTAGTTATGTATGCCGGTAGGGTAATGGAAATTGGAAATACTTATGAAGTTATCTTCAAACCATATCATCCTTACACTCAAGCTTTAGTGAATTCGATTCCTTCAATTCATGGAGAAATAAGCGTTAGGTCAATAAAAGAGGGAGAAATTCCTCTACATGGTTGTCCCTTCTATCCTAGATGTCCCTATACTATGGAGGAATGTAAAGTTAAGGAACCAGATTTTTACCATGTTGATGGTAGAGAAGTAAGGTGTTTCATGTATGATAAAGTTAGAAAAAGTAACGGTTAA
- a CDS encoding ABC transporter permease: MNMKGYLIRRGIMAIVTILATVIFTWALLEYSPESPANYIFAQISPSALAGQRAEQIYASLEQYLQTLKPHGNPIIEALSYLWNFLHGNMGVSIIYEEPVTKLIANALPWTLFIVVTSVVISFIIGVRIGEKMGYKRGTKTDSILTMTFITIRSIPVYILGTIFLFFLGYILGIFPTGGAYSVNVTPGFNLPFVISVLRHAVLPITTLTLINLAGWALHMRANTIYTLGEDYVNFAETRGVMDKIIESKYVGRNSMLPLYTSLIITLGFSFGGSIFVEEIFSYPGVGLLLYNSVMNNDYPVEMGILVIIVFAVVIGMLLADLTYSLLDPRVKVGE, from the coding sequence ATGAATATGAAGGGCTATCTTATAAGACGTGGAATTATGGCAATTGTAACAATTTTAGCTACCGTAATTTTTACGTGGGCTTTACTAGAGTATTCTCCTGAAAGCCCTGCAAATTATATTTTTGCTCAAATTTCACCATCTGCATTAGCTGGCCAAAGAGCTGAACAAATTTATGCAAGCTTAGAACAATATCTCCAAACATTAAAACCTCATGGAAATCCAATAATTGAAGCTCTCTCTTACCTCTGGAACTTTCTACACGGTAATATGGGAGTAAGTATAATATATGAAGAACCAGTGACAAAATTAATTGCTAATGCTTTACCCTGGACTCTTTTCATTGTAGTCACTTCAGTTGTAATAAGTTTCATAATAGGTGTAAGGATTGGTGAAAAGATGGGATATAAAAGAGGTACTAAAACTGATTCTATCCTTACGATGACTTTTATTACAATAAGGTCGATTCCAGTATATATATTAGGAACAATTTTTCTTTTCTTTTTAGGCTATATTTTAGGAATATTTCCTACTGGTGGTGCTTATTCAGTTAATGTAACTCCAGGGTTTAATCTTCCGTTTGTAATAAGTGTTTTACGTCATGCTGTTTTGCCTATAACTACATTAACTCTAATTAACTTAGCTGGATGGGCATTACATATGAGGGCTAATACAATTTATACTCTTGGTGAAGATTACGTTAACTTTGCAGAAACGAGAGGTGTAATGGATAAAATAATTGAGAGCAAATATGTCGGAAGAAATTCAATGTTACCACTTTATACAAGTTTAATAATCACTCTTGGGTTTTCCTTTGGAGGATCAATATTTGTAGAAGAGATATTTAGCTATCCAGGTGTTGGGTTATTACTTTACAACTCAGTAATGAATAATGATTACCCAGTTGAAATGGGGATTTTAGTAATAATAGTATTTGCAGTAGTCATTGGAATGTTGTTAGCTGATCTAACTTATTCCTTGCTAGATCCTAGAGTAAAAGTTGGTGAATAA
- a CDS encoding ABC transporter substrate-binding protein, whose amino-acid sequence MISLIAPITIVNSQTSSNTLTIGWVTSSPYSSLSTYNPNIFSGGLGGAFYGLVYAYSAILNVSNNQMLPGIVENWTFSPSNWVQEFNKLSSVNVTLYLNPNAHWANGQPVTAYDILATCLILDMYSAPPYPNYTVINNYTITISYPKDYVSPYLMPFTLLDTVGLGEVAVIINYNVYKPIIQQIEGNWTLLQEGKVSPKTFRNMIHSYNPSAEGFPISANYNGPFYVSHITSSEIVLSKNPGFYAANMIPWNQVIIYQFSSSDDLIAALKSGEIDLLYSGATSVPSSVLSSLPSYYKTVSVPQPGGYAIYFNLQNPWMKYVQVRQAIAYILNRTAIALAGGVKYSPVQVPNGIPNFSYFNEFMTPSVEHLNPYYTNLTEAAKLLESVGFYEKNGVWYTPTGQPFTVNITDVISSSPGVTSMLTVIVDELKSFGIQASYSIITTVSVVHALYASGDYDMIFQSWGGYYPGTIDWYLELQYLSGVPYNVTHWNLLVPLPNGTVYNMSKLYSESTAPNSTQQLISANDEIAYGLNYYLPALPLVYEDYIITYNTKVISAPPSTSWFWEEASYGIGGTALLQAGFQYGLLVPTTMVTTTTTVPVTTTPSTSVTTTTPTVNTLLIAGIVVVIIIIIVAAIVFLRRR is encoded by the coding sequence ATGATAAGTTTAATAGCTCCAATAACAATTGTTAACTCCCAGACATCAAGCAATACATTAACAATTGGATGGGTAACGTCTTCTCCGTACTCAAGTCTTTCAACATATAATCCAAATATATTCTCTGGCGGTCTAGGAGGTGCGTTTTACGGATTAGTTTATGCGTACTCAGCTATACTTAACGTTTCGAATAATCAGATGCTTCCAGGAATTGTTGAGAACTGGACTTTCTCACCATCTAACTGGGTTCAAGAATTTAATAAATTAAGTTCAGTAAATGTTACGCTCTATTTAAATCCAAATGCACATTGGGCTAATGGACAACCAGTTACAGCTTATGATATTTTAGCTACGTGTTTAATCCTTGATATGTATAGTGCACCGCCTTATCCGAATTACACTGTTATAAATAATTATACAATAACAATATCTTATCCTAAAGACTACGTATCACCTTATTTAATGCCTTTCACATTATTAGATACTGTTGGATTGGGTGAAGTTGCTGTAATTATTAACTATAATGTATATAAACCAATAATTCAACAAATTGAAGGTAATTGGACATTACTACAAGAAGGAAAAGTAAGTCCAAAGACTTTTAGAAACATGATACATAGTTATAATCCGTCAGCAGAAGGATTTCCAATAAGTGCAAATTATAATGGACCATTCTATGTTTCTCATATTACCTCAAGCGAGATAGTATTATCTAAAAACCCTGGATTCTATGCTGCAAATATGATACCATGGAATCAAGTTATCATATATCAATTCTCTTCGTCTGATGATCTAATTGCTGCATTAAAGTCTGGAGAGATTGATTTACTTTACTCTGGTGCTACATCAGTTCCCTCATCTGTTCTTTCTTCATTACCTAGTTATTATAAGACCGTCTCAGTACCTCAACCTGGAGGATATGCAATCTACTTTAACTTACAAAACCCATGGATGAAATATGTTCAAGTAAGGCAAGCTATTGCCTACATATTAAATAGAACAGCTATCGCTCTAGCAGGAGGAGTTAAGTACTCACCAGTTCAAGTTCCTAATGGAATACCAAACTTCTCATACTTTAATGAATTTATGACTCCATCAGTAGAACATCTTAATCCATATTATACGAATTTAACCGAAGCAGCAAAACTGCTAGAAAGTGTAGGATTTTACGAGAAGAATGGAGTATGGTACACACCAACTGGTCAGCCATTCACTGTAAATATTACTGATGTTATCTCATCTTCGCCTGGTGTAACAAGCATGTTAACTGTAATTGTTGATGAATTGAAATCATTTGGTATACAAGCTTCGTATTCAATTATAACTACTGTATCTGTTGTCCACGCGTTATATGCTTCCGGCGATTATGATATGATATTCCAAAGCTGGGGAGGCTATTATCCTGGTACTATTGATTGGTATTTAGAACTTCAATATCTTAGCGGTGTTCCATACAATGTTACTCATTGGAACTTGCTTGTACCATTACCAAACGGTACAGTTTACAACATGTCAAAATTATATTCAGAAAGTACTGCACCAAATTCAACTCAACAACTGATTTCAGCTAATGATGAGATAGCTTATGGATTAAACTATTACTTACCAGCATTGCCATTAGTGTATGAAGATTACATAATAACTTACAATACAAAAGTTATTTCAGCTCCACCATCAACTTCATGGTTCTGGGAAGAAGCATCATATGGAATAGGTGGTACAGCACTGTTACAAGCAGGATTCCAGTATGGATTATTGGTTCCAACTACTATGGTTACGACGACAACAACAGTACCAGTAACAACTACACCATCAACCAGCGTGACTACGACAACGCCAACTGTTAACACGTTATTAATTGCTGGAATTGTGGTAGTTATCATAATAATTATAGTCGCAGCGATAGTATTTTTAAGGAGAAGATAA
- a CDS encoding ABC transporter permease, with the protein MKLTHYLKLIWRNKKSRVGLIIILFYIILAYIMPYFVPPPIVTSVNPSKEFLPPQLNNPYYILGTGPIGESILANIVYGGGFIIDVAVLAGLFTTLIGILVGIIAGYIGGFTDTILMAINDIVMTLPSLVVLLILAAMIRTTNPIIIALILSSMNWVGLARSIRSQVLLLKSMQYIEIARMLGLSRFHIIFREIIPNLGSYIAIHYIFNVESALYAAVGLYFLGVLPVNPNNWGFMISNALNMGLIYGGKGVWYLIFPSLAVIGLMYGLMLLSYGIDEITNPRLRG; encoded by the coding sequence ATGAAACTTACTCATTATCTTAAGTTAATTTGGAGAAATAAGAAAAGTAGAGTTGGATTAATTATAATACTTTTCTACATAATCTTAGCATATATTATGCCTTATTTCGTACCTCCTCCAATAGTAACTAGTGTTAATCCAAGTAAAGAATTTCTTCCTCCTCAATTAAACAATCCCTATTATATTTTAGGTACTGGTCCTATAGGAGAAAGTATATTAGCAAATATTGTTTATGGTGGAGGGTTTATAATTGATGTTGCTGTATTAGCTGGATTATTTACAACCCTTATAGGAATTCTTGTAGGAATAATAGCCGGGTATATTGGTGGTTTTACAGATACTATTTTAATGGCTATTAACGATATCGTTATGACTCTTCCCTCCTTAGTAGTATTATTAATTTTAGCTGCAATGATTAGAACAACAAATCCTATAATAATTGCCTTAATTTTAAGTTCAATGAATTGGGTAGGCTTGGCAAGATCTATAAGATCACAAGTTCTACTTTTGAAATCAATGCAATACATCGAGATAGCCAGAATGTTGGGCCTAAGTAGATTTCACATTATATTCAGAGAGATAATACCAAACTTAGGTTCTTATATAGCAATTCATTACATATTTAACGTTGAATCCGCATTATATGCAGCTGTAGGACTTTATTTCCTTGGTGTATTACCAGTAAATCCAAATAATTGGGGATTTATGATAAGTAATGCACTAAATATGGGATTAATTTATGGCGGTAAAGGTGTATGGTACTTGATATTTCCAAGTTTAGCTGTCATCGGTTTAATGTATGGTTTAATGCTACTTAGTTATGGAATTGATGAAATAACTAACCCGAGGTTAAGAGGTTGA
- a CDS encoding Sip1-related alpha-galactosidase, with protein MIINDNGSYGVYIEKESEKIPFEIKGKILALTLSPIIDYSTGFKYYNELYAFGKTDAQTPHLRVTDESIIREVYYWTYPSWKIIYPTIAILSYDVNYKAYITTYNNGLVAYFGKNFLEVKGKRGKFGWILFTAESKDPYDAIRKAYEKMRDKLNVKLREEKKKPRIVGKIGWCSWNAFLSKVSEEDVIKTVKSIIEKGLKLDFVLIDDGWEKIKDFALDSLEPNEKFSFPRLIKKLKELGINEIGLWTTINLYWKGFTEKVKEELKDGEKKGDYYFPPTDLERAFLFYYNYFKRIKDYGFTFVKIDNQCIMKEKPENIHTAIQLVAKLLDLDILNCMSMEPECYSNYFSSNLMRVSNDYIPMWREAGKIQLINASYNSLFYQNIAYPDFDMFSSYDTDSLPHIIARIFSGGPVYITDKDVEKTRIDLFRLVNQVDFPAMVTRDILFVNPYIEDVFLKLATKINGKPALALFNVNNKKIKEKVKKEVFPFTVNCGKFTKIISKEKGEVGDEIELEEMGVEVLLFECNN; from the coding sequence ATGATAATAAACGATAATGGAAGTTATGGTGTTTATATCGAGAAAGAAAGTGAAAAAATTCCTTTTGAAATAAAGGGAAAAATTTTAGCCCTAACTTTATCCCCAATAATTGATTATTCAACTGGATTTAAGTACTATAATGAGCTCTATGCTTTTGGAAAGACTGATGCTCAAACTCCTCATTTAAGAGTAACTGATGAAAGCATAATAAGGGAAGTTTATTATTGGACTTATCCTTCTTGGAAAATAATTTACCCTACTATTGCAATCCTCTCTTACGATGTAAATTATAAAGCTTATATTACAACCTATAATAATGGTTTAGTTGCCTATTTCGGAAAAAACTTTCTGGAAGTAAAAGGTAAAAGAGGGAAGTTTGGTTGGATTTTATTTACTGCTGAAAGTAAAGATCCTTATGATGCTATAAGAAAAGCCTATGAGAAAATGAGAGATAAGCTTAACGTAAAACTTAGAGAAGAGAAGAAAAAGCCTAGAATTGTAGGAAAGATCGGTTGGTGTAGTTGGAATGCATTTCTTAGCAAAGTTTCTGAAGAGGATGTTATAAAAACTGTTAAAAGTATCATAGAAAAAGGGCTAAAATTAGATTTCGTTTTAATTGATGACGGTTGGGAGAAAATAAAGGATTTTGCTTTAGATTCCTTAGAACCTAATGAAAAATTCTCTTTTCCTAGATTAATTAAAAAGTTAAAAGAGCTAGGAATAAACGAAATTGGTTTATGGACTACAATAAACTTATATTGGAAAGGTTTTACAGAAAAAGTTAAAGAAGAGTTGAAAGATGGAGAAAAGAAGGGAGATTACTATTTTCCTCCTACTGATTTAGAAAGAGCATTCCTATTTTATTACAATTATTTCAAAAGAATTAAGGATTATGGTTTCACTTTTGTCAAAATAGATAACCAATGTATAATGAAAGAGAAACCAGAAAATATACATACAGCTATTCAGCTAGTTGCAAAACTTCTCGATTTAGATATACTTAATTGTATGTCTATGGAACCTGAATGTTACTCAAATTACTTTTCCTCAAATTTAATGAGAGTGTCAAATGATTATATACCGATGTGGAGAGAAGCTGGGAAAATTCAATTAATTAATGCCTCTTATAATTCCTTATTTTATCAAAATATTGCTTATCCAGATTTTGATATGTTTTCCTCTTATGATACTGACTCCTTACCTCACATAATTGCAAGAATTTTTAGTGGTGGCCCAGTATATATTACTGATAAAGACGTAGAAAAGACTAGGATTGACTTATTCAGACTGGTTAATCAAGTTGATTTTCCAGCAATGGTAACTAGAGATATCCTATTCGTAAATCCGTACATAGAAGATGTATTCTTAAAGCTAGCTACAAAAATTAACGGAAAACCAGCCTTAGCTTTGTTTAATGTTAATAACAAAAAGATAAAGGAAAAAGTGAAAAAAGAAGTTTTCCCGTTTACAGTAAATTGTGGCAAATTTACTAAAATTATAAGTAAAGAAAAAGGGGAAGTAGGAGATGAAATAGAGCTTGAAGAGATGGGTGTTGAAGTACTCCTATTCGAGTGTAACAACTAA
- a CDS encoding GH116 family glycosyl hydrolase, giving the protein MNSVLRTHSYKGLIYSRLPAGHEYVWQIQNYLKIDENSWLFNNPWFISSIVNMESLPMSVNTFDDWTNIGISSFTSFLGIVALKLLGYDVKDLLYLYKELLWNGEYFDNWYDPVSGFRDKASNASQLLGEFYLTLLNDNLLDKETVKKVLNSIIRYNLKEGEGTINGAYPDNYRPFGREYENPLKIKASIQQDTPWSGVEFYLASHLIYEKMIDEAKKVLKEVYDRYALAGNFWNHWEWGAHYSRPLSSLLIIPAYFGIRFDGKKLSFDPVNEIEWIILLPDFWGKAIFTGKELRIQLIEGKIEVEEIEVNGKKVKEIVCDGKKVEGKIVAEKELVVTLE; this is encoded by the coding sequence ATGAATAGTGTACTAAGAACTCACTCATATAAAGGCTTAATTTACAGTAGACTTCCTGCTGGTCATGAATATGTCTGGCAAATTCAAAATTACTTAAAAATTGATGAAAATTCTTGGTTATTTAATAACCCGTGGTTTATTAGTTCAATCGTAAATATGGAGTCCTTGCCAATGAGTGTAAACACATTTGATGATTGGACTAACATAGGCATTTCCTCATTTACGTCATTTTTGGGAATAGTTGCATTAAAGTTATTAGGTTATGATGTCAAAGACTTATTATATCTCTATAAAGAACTTTTATGGAACGGAGAGTATTTTGATAATTGGTACGATCCAGTTTCTGGGTTTAGAGATAAAGCTTCAAATGCTTCACAACTCCTTGGAGAGTTCTATCTGACTCTTCTTAATGATAATCTATTAGATAAGGAAACTGTTAAGAAAGTCTTAAACTCCATAATAAGATATAATCTTAAGGAAGGAGAGGGGACAATTAATGGTGCTTATCCAGATAATTATAGACCTTTTGGAAGAGAATATGAGAATCCTTTAAAGATTAAGGCAAGCATTCAGCAAGATACTCCATGGAGTGGTGTAGAGTTCTACTTAGCTTCTCATTTAATTTACGAAAAGATGATAGATGAAGCTAAGAAAGTTCTTAAAGAAGTATATGATAGATATGCTTTAGCTGGCAATTTCTGGAACCATTGGGAATGGGGAGCACACTATTCCAGACCTTTATCTTCTCTTCTGATAATTCCAGCATATTTTGGAATAAGATTTGATGGGAAAAAATTATCATTTGATCCGGTTAATGAAATTGAATGGATAATACTTTTACCGGACTTCTGGGGAAAGGCCATTTTCACGGGAAAAGAATTGAGAATTCAGCTAATCGAAGGAAAAATTGAGGTTGAAGAAATTGAAGTCAATGGAAAGAAAGTAAAGGAGATAGTTTGTGATGGCAAAAAAGTTGAAGGTAAGATCGTTGCTGAGAAAGAGTTAGTTGTTACACTCGAATAG